The Vescimonas coprocola genome includes a window with the following:
- a CDS encoding LLM class flavin-dependent oxidoreductase, translated as MKSNLRNEIKSYIVRQGMTMQEVVDLLRDEHGWSDSVSNLSNKLQQESLRYVEAVQLADALGYEIVWQKRR; from the coding sequence ATGAAATCCAATCTGAGAAATGAGATCAAGTCGTACATCGTCCGTCAGGGCATGACCATGCAGGAGGTGGTCGATCTGCTGCGGGACGAACACGGCTGGTCTGACAGCGTATCAAACCTGTCCAATAAGCTCCAGCAGGAATCCCTGCGCTATGTCGAAGCTGTCCAGCTTGCCGACGCGCTGGGCTATGAAATCGTCTGGCAGAAACGAAGATAA
- a CDS encoding MobA/MobL family protein produces the protein MPLQEWQDREKLWNAVEEVETAKDSRLAREFVVALPIELNREEQIELLQEFIREQFVADGMCADAAIHDTDGRNPHAHILLTVRPLDEQGHWQYKTEKEYLCMRNGEERGFTAAEFKAAQNERWEKQYPYKVGKKKVYMVPSEADAQGLARADKHPKSTRYGRQNPISERWNSEEQLAAWRAAWADVTNLYLERAGRAERIDHRSNAARGLDEQPTIHEGVTARALERKGIIADRCEINRQIKADNALLRELKAAVRKLAQAVKNTLPVIAEAMEKLRANMIVFRYQLRHIGRGRQRMKDYIHAVQPNLVRYTELVQEIRGKGKERKSLLAQKKETPLYLIPKQCELSRHIAELTEELEELKSEKDMLLHSLECSDDAGIAAVKKDISTMEAALKKLSQQEEKYTAELNDALQQYADLKTQSAEFDPDELQDARLDLRPAMERSVVDRVQSAYGDKYDYLMMYDSKRDVADILHEETEARSIREHLRQKQQAQQKQNKKNSRDTWER, from the coding sequence ATGCCCCTGCAGGAATGGCAAGATCGTGAAAAGCTCTGGAACGCCGTGGAGGAAGTGGAGACAGCCAAAGACAGCCGTTTGGCACGGGAATTTGTCGTTGCCTTGCCCATAGAGCTGAACCGTGAGGAGCAGATTGAGTTGCTGCAAGAATTTATCCGGGAGCAGTTTGTGGCCGATGGAATGTGCGCCGACGCAGCCATCCACGACACCGACGGTCGCAACCCTCATGCCCACATTCTCTTGACGGTGCGCCCGTTGGATGAGCAGGGACACTGGCAGTACAAGACCGAGAAGGAATATCTCTGCATGAGAAACGGTGAGGAACGAGGTTTTACTGCCGCTGAGTTTAAGGCGGCACAGAACGAGCGATGGGAGAAACAATATCCCTACAAGGTCGGCAAAAAGAAGGTGTATATGGTTCCTTCCGAGGCCGATGCGCAGGGGCTTGCCCGTGCAGATAAGCACCCCAAAAGCACCCGCTACGGCAGACAGAATCCTATCTCCGAGCGCTGGAACAGTGAGGAGCAGCTTGCGGCATGGCGGGCTGCATGGGCGGATGTGACCAATCTCTATCTGGAGCGCGCCGGACGGGCGGAGCGAATCGACCACCGCAGCAACGCAGCCAGAGGTCTGGATGAGCAGCCTACCATCCATGAGGGAGTGACCGCACGGGCGCTGGAGCGGAAAGGGATCATTGCTGACCGCTGCGAGATCAACCGGCAGATCAAGGCGGACAATGCCTTGCTGCGGGAGCTGAAAGCTGCGGTCAGGAAGCTGGCACAGGCGGTAAAGAACACCCTCCCGGTTATTGCCGAGGCGATGGAAAAGCTGCGGGCAAATATGATTGTTTTCCGCTATCAGCTGCGGCATATCGGCCGGGGCAGGCAGCGCATGAAAGATTATATCCACGCGGTTCAGCCGAATCTGGTGCGCTATACCGAGCTGGTTCAGGAGATTCGGGGCAAGGGCAAGGAACGCAAGTCTTTGCTTGCCCAAAAGAAGGAGACACCCCTCTATCTCATCCCGAAGCAGTGTGAACTGTCCCGCCATATTGCGGAGCTGACCGAGGAATTGGAAGAGCTGAAATCCGAGAAGGATATGCTGCTGCACTCGCTGGAATGCAGTGACGATGCCGGTATCGCTGCTGTGAAAAAGGACATTTCCACGATGGAAGCCGCACTAAAAAAGCTGTCGCAACAGGAAGAAAAGTACACGGCTGAGCTGAACGACGCTTTGCAGCAGTATGCTGATTTGAAGACGCAATCGGCAGAATTCGACCCAGACGAATTGCAGGACGCAAGGCTCGACCTGCGTCCTGCAATGGAGCGCTCTGTGGTTGACCGTGTGCAGTCTGCTTACGGAGATAAGTACGATTACTTGATGATGTACGACAGCAAGCGGGATGTTGCTGATATACTTCATGAGGAAACGGAAGCTCGCTCCATCCGTGAACATCTGCGTCAGAAACAGCAGGCACAGCAGAAGCAAAACAAGAAGAACAGCAGAGACACTTGGGAACGATAA
- a CDS encoding DNA primase family protein, whose product MEMTPQAWPDWYDGRHINEVLFCQQFLDKHPMKCVRGRLFTVDGLIEDEGQIGNLILEEISGVLTSGLSKVVTNLLASIKLQAYSPPLPIETDRIHVSNGTYFIDGSFTAVKSYCNNRLTVAYNPDAPTPKKWLQFLSELLQPEDIPTLQEFLGYCLLPTTKGQKMLMLIGKGGEGKSRIGLVMRSLLGDSMNTTSIQKVESNRFSRADLENKLLMVDDDMDMSALPKTNYIKSIVTSECKMDMERKGVQSYQSQLYVRFLCFGNGALTALHDKSDGFFRRQIVLTTKDRPAGRADDPFLVDKLLREKEGIFLWCLEGLHRLIGDNYQFTVSSKAKENMETVKRSSNNVIEFLQSEGYIRFRADSEASSKAIYEAYTRWCDDNAQKPMSANRVSSELAQNERLYNVEATNNVHVGGKRVRGFMGIEVVNPLPY is encoded by the coding sequence ATGGAAATGACACCGCAGGCGTGGCCTGACTGGTACGATGGCAGGCATATCAATGAAGTGCTGTTCTGCCAGCAGTTTTTGGACAAGCACCCCATGAAATGTGTGCGCGGGCGGCTGTTCACCGTGGACGGTCTCATCGAGGACGAAGGGCAGATCGGTAATCTCATTCTGGAGGAAATCTCCGGAGTTCTGACCTCCGGACTGTCCAAAGTTGTGACAAATCTGCTTGCCAGCATCAAGCTGCAAGCGTATTCACCGCCGTTGCCCATTGAGACCGACCGTATCCATGTTTCCAACGGAACGTATTTCATAGACGGCAGCTTTACCGCCGTCAAGAGCTACTGCAACAACCGACTGACGGTTGCCTACAACCCTGACGCGCCCACTCCGAAAAAGTGGCTGCAATTCCTGTCCGAGCTGCTGCAACCGGAGGACATTCCCACCTTGCAGGAGTTTTTAGGCTACTGTCTGCTGCCAACCACCAAGGGACAGAAGATGCTCATGCTCATCGGCAAGGGCGGCGAGGGTAAAAGCCGCATCGGTCTTGTCATGCGCTCGCTGCTGGGCGACAGCATGAATACCACCAGCATCCAGAAGGTGGAGAGCAACCGGTTCAGCCGTGCGGATTTGGAAAACAAGCTCCTGATGGTAGATGACGATATGGATATGAGCGCTCTGCCCAAGACCAACTATATCAAGTCCATCGTGACCTCCGAGTGCAAGATGGATATGGAGCGCAAGGGCGTTCAGAGCTACCAAAGCCAGCTCTATGTGCGTTTTCTTTGCTTCGGCAACGGTGCGCTGACCGCCTTACACGACAAGTCCGACGGTTTCTTTCGCCGCCAGATCGTGCTGACCACCAAAGACCGGCCCGCAGGCAGAGCAGACGATCCGTTTCTGGTGGACAAGCTGCTGCGGGAAAAGGAGGGCATCTTCCTCTGGTGTCTGGAGGGGCTGCACCGGCTGATCGGGGACAACTATCAGTTCACAGTCAGCTCAAAGGCCAAAGAAAATATGGAGACGGTCAAGCGCAGCAGCAACAATGTGATTGAGTTTCTGCAATCCGAGGGCTATATCCGCTTTCGGGCAGACAGCGAGGCCAGCTCCAAGGCGATCTATGAAGCCTACACAAGATGGTGCGACGATAATGCGCAGAAGCCCATGTCTGCCAACCGGGTCAGCTCTGAGCTTGCACAAAATGAGCGGCTTTACAACGTGGAGGCCACCAACAATGTCCACGTCGGCGGCAAGCGGGTGCGTGGCTTTATGGGCATTGAGGTAGTCAATCCGCTGCCGTATTGA
- a CDS encoding DUF3847 domain-containing protein, whose product MTDAEKKLLQAQHRLEEAQARDRVKERKARTRRLIQEGAILEKVLPEVRTMEPTVLEDYLIQKLPQHD is encoded by the coding sequence ATGACAGATGCGGAAAAGAAACTGTTGCAGGCACAGCACCGGTTGGAAGAAGCGCAGGCGCGGGATCGGGTCAAGGAGCGCAAAGCCAGAACACGCAGGCTCATTCAGGAGGGCGCAATTCTGGAAAAGGTGCTGCCAGAAGTGCGGACGATGGAGCCGACTGTACTGGAGGATTATCTGATACAGAAGCTGCCGCAGCACGATTGA
- a CDS encoding MobA/MobL family protein → MPYGIVRSPRGDVAFCGKRQTMPQHLRMLLSSSARLGKYRRFNRRYFPTACANLPPAALPQKWTGVQPVHFLFYKRETEKRKRGERTMAIYHLEAKVVSRGAGRSAVAASAYLSCSRLYNDYDGIQHDYTKKQGLVWQEVFLPEYAPAGMARS, encoded by the coding sequence ATGCCCTACGGCATCGTGCGCTCTCCGAGGGGGGATGTCGCTTTCTGCGGAAAGCGACAGACAATGCCACAGCATTTGCGGATGCTGCTGTCATCGTCTGCGCGATTGGGCAAATACCGTCGCTTCAACCGACGCTATTTTCCAACCGCCTGCGCAAACCTGCCACCGGCAGCTTTGCCGCAGAAATGGACAGGCGTTCAGCCCGTCCATTTTCTCTTTTACAAAAGAGAAACAGAAAAAAGAAAACGAGGTGAACGAACAATGGCAATTTACCATCTGGAAGCGAAGGTGGTCAGCCGGGGTGCGGGACGCTCCGCTGTGGCCGCCTCCGCTTATCTGAGCTGCTCCCGCTTGTATAACGATTACGACGGGATACAGCATGACTACACAAAAAAACAGGGACTTGTCTGGCAGGAAGTGTTTCTGCCGGAATATGCCCCTGCAGGAATGGCAAGATCGTGA